From Rutidosis leptorrhynchoides isolate AG116_Rl617_1_P2 chromosome 3, CSIRO_AGI_Rlap_v1, whole genome shotgun sequence, a single genomic window includes:
- the LOC139900638 gene encoding F-box/kelch-repeat protein At3g06240-like yields MVKSLKQCYSNVGQLPRDVVLKILESSSLKSMLKAKCVCKLWRDVVSDPLFIKAHLHKSYNLGRIRYINSAPMMQSIEFSKYVQILGSCNGLILLGDGERSYFLWNPSTRLLTSFTGLYLFRGEYRHFALGYDPKTYAYKVVRIIRVSNVQSCNRFRPPPYDSKYYDVTRAHVYNCKTNIWKKIEHFPYVIFEDAQGVTMNGYPHWIVFRDHFVGKNVIELVIIYFDLVEEKFKEMPKPCWLVESSSYSFGAFEGKLCFIHHIRVGRREIREIWVMKKHGGSWINVSSEIDIESVIMPGWSSGHPYDTYKSCNDSEKPFVGAQYVESLVSPYGGTDMAG; encoded by the coding sequence ATGGTCAAGTCACTAAAGCAATGTTATAGTAATGTAGGACAACTTCCACGTGATGTCGTTTTGAAGATTCTCGAAAGTTCGTCTCTTAAATCAATGCTAAAGGCCAAGTGTGTTTGTAAGTTATGGCGTGATGTAGTTTCTGATCCTTTATTTATCAAAGCACACCTTCATAAAAGCTATAACCTTGGCCGTATAAGGTATATCAATAGTGCTCCAATGATGCAATCTATAGAATTTTCAAAGTATGTACAAATTTTAGGATCTTGTAATGGCTTGATTTTATTGGGCGATGGTGAACGTAGCTATTTTTTATGGAACCCGTCTACGCGATTGCTAACAAGTTTCACGGGTCTTTATCTATTTAGGGGAGAATATAGGCACTTCGCACTTGGTTACGATCCAAAAACTTATGCATATAAGGTTGTAAGGATTATTCGTGTTAGCAATGTTCAGAGTTGCAATAGATTTAGGCCCCCTCCATATGACTCCAAGTATTACGATGTAACTAGGGCTCATGTGTATAACTGCAAAACTAATATTTGGAAGAAGATTGAACATTTCCCGTACGTCATATTTGAAGACGCTCAAGGCGTGACTATGAATGGTTACCCACATTGGATTGTGTTTCGGGATCATTTTGTTGGTAAAAATGTTATAGAACTTGTCATCATATACTTTGATTTAGTTGAGGAGAAGTTTAAAGAAATGCCTAAACCTTGTTGGTTGGTGGAGTCGTCTTCTTATAGTTTTGGTGCTTTTGAAGGAAAGTTATGCTTTATTCACCATATAAGAGTGGGTCGACGAGAGATTCGAGAGATTTGGGTGATGAAAAAGCATGGGGGATCGTGGATAAATGTATCTTCTGAGATCGATATCGAGAGTGTGATTATGCCAGGCTGGAGTTCTGGTCATCCTTATGACACGTATAAAAGTTGTAATGATTCTGAAAAGCCATTTGTTGGAGCACAATATGTTGAGAGCCTAGTCTCTCCTTATGGCGGGACTGATATGGCTGGATGA